One window of the Geoalkalibacter sp. genome contains the following:
- the rplO gene encoding 50S ribosomal protein L15, with translation MNLSDLRPALGSTKNRKRIGRGHGSGTGKTSGKGHKGQKARAGGGVKAGFEGGQMPLQRRLPKRGFTSLNKKIYSLVNLGQLDIFAAGSVVDGQALMQAGLIKQIGDGIKVLGDGELSVALTVQAHKFSKSALAKIEGAGGKAEVI, from the coding sequence ATGAATCTGAGTGATCTGCGGCCCGCTCTGGGCTCCACGAAAAACCGCAAGAGAATCGGCCGCGGCCATGGCTCCGGCACGGGTAAAACTTCCGGCAAGGGGCATAAGGGGCAAAAGGCTCGGGCCGGCGGTGGCGTCAAGGCCGGTTTTGAAGGTGGTCAGATGCCACTTCAACGGCGTCTGCCCAAGCGGGGATTCACTTCCCTGAACAAGAAAATTTATTCTCTGGTCAATCTTGGTCAGCTGGACATCTTTGCAGCAGGCAGTGTTGTTGATGGGCAGGCCTTGATGCAGGCCGGGCTCATCAAGCAGATCGGCGACGGCATCAAGGTTCTCGGCGATGGCGAGCTGAGCGTTGCCTTGACGGTTCAAGCTCACAAATTCAGCAAGTCGGCCCTGGCGAAAATCGAAGGCGCCGGCGGTAAAGCCGAGGTAATTTAA